Proteins from a single region of Leuconostoc gasicomitatum LMG 18811:
- the rnz gene encoding ribonuclease Z translates to MQLEFLGTGSGQPSKFRNVTSIALRLLDERNAVWLFDVGEATQHQILKTTIRPRKVEKIFISHLHGDHIFGLPGFLSSRSFQGANKNEPLTIYGPKGVKEFVQTALRVSETRLSYPVVYTEIVEGVIFEDKTFRVIAAKMRHRIETWGYRVEEKDHPGELLVDKLRHEGVPSGPIFGQLKAGKKVILPDGRRLDGHDYIGEAQKGRVVTFILDTRPNDNIGILAHNADVLVHESTYGAGDEEAKLAKSHAHSTSVNAAMAAHNAQVDKLVLTHLSARYIGPMVKTLITDVRRIFPNTTVARDFDVIDIPFKKEV, encoded by the coding sequence ACTTGAATTCCTAGGAACTGGCTCAGGCCAACCATCAAAATTTAGAAATGTTACTAGTATTGCATTGCGCTTACTTGATGAACGCAATGCGGTATGGCTTTTTGATGTTGGTGAAGCCACACAACATCAAATCTTAAAAACAACCATACGGCCACGTAAAGTTGAAAAAATATTTATATCACATTTACATGGTGACCATATTTTTGGGCTACCTGGTTTTTTGAGTTCCCGTTCTTTTCAAGGCGCTAATAAAAATGAACCACTAACAATTTATGGCCCAAAAGGGGTTAAAGAATTTGTGCAAACAGCCCTACGTGTTTCAGAAACACGTTTGTCATATCCTGTGGTCTATACTGAAATCGTTGAAGGTGTTATTTTTGAAGATAAAACATTTCGTGTAATCGCCGCAAAGATGCGACATCGTATTGAAACTTGGGGATATCGTGTTGAAGAAAAAGATCATCCAGGTGAATTACTTGTTGATAAGTTACGGCACGAAGGTGTCCCTTCAGGACCAATCTTTGGACAACTAAAGGCTGGGAAAAAAGTAATCTTACCAGACGGTCGTCGGTTGGATGGTCATGATTACATTGGTGAGGCCCAAAAAGGGCGCGTTGTGACGTTTATTTTAGATACTCGGCCCAATGATAATATTGGTATATTAGCTCACAATGCAGACGTACTTGTACATGAGAGTACCTATGGTGCTGGAGATGAGGAAGCAAAGTTAGCCAAATCTCATGCGCATTCAACGAGTGTTAATGCAGCTATGGCAGCGCATAATGCACAAGTCGATAAATTGGTGTTGACGCATTTATCAGCAAGATATATTGGTCCAATGGTCAAAACATTAATTACTGATGTGCGTCGTATTTTTCCAAATACAACCGTTGCTAGAGATTTTGATGTGATCGATATCCCGTTTAAAAAAGAGGTGTAA